A DNA window from Pyrus communis chromosome 3, drPyrComm1.1, whole genome shotgun sequence contains the following coding sequences:
- the LOC137729229 gene encoding uncharacterized protein isoform X2, giving the protein MSDEPAPSRWSFQFGRKKAPEPQQNGQSTNGAVSNGSSSGVTANGNGLVKRTADLAIYEQFQNQGRGSVLHSNGVLSDQHDEIPQKSLLPAFESAEMRSLGESLCRDIIRGSPDVKWESIKGLENAKRLLKEAVVMPIKYPKYFTGLLTPWKGILLFGPPGTGKTMLAKAVATECKTTFFNISASSVVSKWRGDSEKLVKVLFELARHHAPSTIFIDEIDAIISQRGEGRSEHEASRRLKTELLVQMDGLTKTSELVFVLAATNLPWELDAAMLRRLEKRILVPLPEPEARRAMFEELLPVQPDEEKLPYDLLVDKTEGYSGSDIRLVCKEAAMQPLRRVMTFLEDKEDTVPEDELPKVGPIKHEDIETALKNTRPSAHLQVHRYEKFNADYGSQILQ; this is encoded by the exons ATGTCCGACGAGCCTGCTCCCAGTCGCTGGTCCTTTCAG TTTGGTAGAAAGAAAGCGCCGGAGCCGCAGCAAAACGGGCAGTCCACTAATGGAGCAGTGAGTAATGGAAGTAGTTCCGGAGTGACCGCGAATGGGAATGGTCTCGTGAAGAGGACAGCTGACTTGGCCATCTATGAGCAATTTCAAAACCAG GGTAGGGGCTCCGTGCTTCACTCAAATGGAGTCTTATCTGATCAGCATGATGAAATACC GCAGAAGTCCCTTTTACCTGCTTTTGAATCGGCAGAAATGCGTTCTTTAGGAGAGAGTTTATGCAG GGATATAATTCGGGGTAGTCCAGATGTTAAGTGGGAAAGCATCAAGGGATTAGAGAATGCCAAGCGTTTGCTCAAAGAAGCAGTGGTCATGCCAATTAAATATCCCAA GTACTTTACTGGACTTTTAACACCGTGGAAAGGTATTCTCCTTTTTGGCCCTCCAGGGACAGGAAAG ACAATGCTTGCCAAGGCTGTTGCAACAGAGTGCAAGACCACATTTTTCAACATTTCAGCATCGTCTGTTGTCAGCAAATGGCGTG GCGACTCAGAGAAGTTAGTGAAGGTGTTGTTTGAGCTTGCTAGGCACCATGCACCATCAACTATATTTATTGATGAAATTGACGCAATTATTAGTCAACGTGGTGAAGGACGAAGTGAGCATGAAGCAAGTAGGCGTCTGAAGACGGAGCTACTCGTACAG ATGGATGGTTTGACGAAGACAAGTgaacttgtttttgttttggctgCTACAAATCTTCCCTGGGAACTGGATGCAGCCATGCTCCGGCGTCTTGAGAAGCGA ATTCTTGTGCCTCTGCCTGAACCAGAAGCAAGAAGAGCCATGTTCGAGGAGCTCCTGCCAGTACAGCCTGATGAGGAGAAGCTTCCTTATGATTTGTTGGTGGATAAAACTGAAGGATATTCAGGTTCAGATATTCGATTGGTGTGCAAGGAGGCTGCTATGCAGCCTCTGAGACGCGTAATGACATTCCTTGAAGACAAAGAGGACACGGTTCCTGAGGATG AACTGCCGAAGGTTGGACCGATCAAACACGAAGATATTGAGACGGCTTTGAAGAACACAAGGCCGTCTGCTCATCTCCAAGTTCATCGTTACGAGAAGTTCAATGCTGATTATGGTAGTCAAATACTCCAATGA
- the LOC137729229 gene encoding uncharacterized protein isoform X1 — protein MSDEPAPSRWSFQDFKLFYDAKFGRKKAPEPQQNGQSTNGAVSNGSSSGVTANGNGLVKRTADLAIYEQFQNQGRGSVLHSNGVLSDQHDEIPQKSLLPAFESAEMRSLGESLCRDIIRGSPDVKWESIKGLENAKRLLKEAVVMPIKYPKYFTGLLTPWKGILLFGPPGTGKTMLAKAVATECKTTFFNISASSVVSKWRGDSEKLVKVLFELARHHAPSTIFIDEIDAIISQRGEGRSEHEASRRLKTELLVQMDGLTKTSELVFVLAATNLPWELDAAMLRRLEKRILVPLPEPEARRAMFEELLPVQPDEEKLPYDLLVDKTEGYSGSDIRLVCKEAAMQPLRRVMTFLEDKEDTVPEDELPKVGPIKHEDIETALKNTRPSAHLQVHRYEKFNADYGSQILQ, from the exons ATGTCCGACGAGCCTGCTCCCAGTCGCTGGTCCTTTCAG gattttaaattgttttatgaTGCCAAGTTTGGTAGAAAGAAAGCGCCGGAGCCGCAGCAAAACGGGCAGTCCACTAATGGAGCAGTGAGTAATGGAAGTAGTTCCGGAGTGACCGCGAATGGGAATGGTCTCGTGAAGAGGACAGCTGACTTGGCCATCTATGAGCAATTTCAAAACCAG GGTAGGGGCTCCGTGCTTCACTCAAATGGAGTCTTATCTGATCAGCATGATGAAATACC GCAGAAGTCCCTTTTACCTGCTTTTGAATCGGCAGAAATGCGTTCTTTAGGAGAGAGTTTATGCAG GGATATAATTCGGGGTAGTCCAGATGTTAAGTGGGAAAGCATCAAGGGATTAGAGAATGCCAAGCGTTTGCTCAAAGAAGCAGTGGTCATGCCAATTAAATATCCCAA GTACTTTACTGGACTTTTAACACCGTGGAAAGGTATTCTCCTTTTTGGCCCTCCAGGGACAGGAAAG ACAATGCTTGCCAAGGCTGTTGCAACAGAGTGCAAGACCACATTTTTCAACATTTCAGCATCGTCTGTTGTCAGCAAATGGCGTG GCGACTCAGAGAAGTTAGTGAAGGTGTTGTTTGAGCTTGCTAGGCACCATGCACCATCAACTATATTTATTGATGAAATTGACGCAATTATTAGTCAACGTGGTGAAGGACGAAGTGAGCATGAAGCAAGTAGGCGTCTGAAGACGGAGCTACTCGTACAG ATGGATGGTTTGACGAAGACAAGTgaacttgtttttgttttggctgCTACAAATCTTCCCTGGGAACTGGATGCAGCCATGCTCCGGCGTCTTGAGAAGCGA ATTCTTGTGCCTCTGCCTGAACCAGAAGCAAGAAGAGCCATGTTCGAGGAGCTCCTGCCAGTACAGCCTGATGAGGAGAAGCTTCCTTATGATTTGTTGGTGGATAAAACTGAAGGATATTCAGGTTCAGATATTCGATTGGTGTGCAAGGAGGCTGCTATGCAGCCTCTGAGACGCGTAATGACATTCCTTGAAGACAAAGAGGACACGGTTCCTGAGGATG AACTGCCGAAGGTTGGACCGATCAAACACGAAGATATTGAGACGGCTTTGAAGAACACAAGGCCGTCTGCTCATCTCCAAGTTCATCGTTACGAGAAGTTCAATGCTGATTATGGTAGTCAAATACTCCAATGA